One window of the Macrobrachium nipponense isolate FS-2020 chromosome 22, ASM1510439v2, whole genome shotgun sequence genome contains the following:
- the LOC135198482 gene encoding uncharacterized protein LOC135198482, with translation MKVSFVTLAVLSSVLTKNVKGKELIYQTLDKPVVPLAFVIQLGLNVSATKDSDKPRNGSSSSVGVTLPDVHCDTESDCTDRDDKLTCVNNQCTCQPPYCWVYHHESSAWTERNVFSCGECGQLGSSCNDSMPCDSPGECWIDQYCHCPAGENYDGICTVIDDSWAYKFTLAGFGIVFLVSFLVILVHLYRNRSWNQNGPWCCSLCKRTRGSRDRDASQEKTPAYTVRNHYASQLSDFNDEPRTGASSTNFQHQYSQARGSSARAGSGSITSAGTESTSISASSGVTENTDNLPVGVYQTTNASMDMQRADSTSLTTAVDDMNNETSSAAVISSCAHERCNLCLPKGLSTRENSNSSSPRYADGCSMSATCTDIGRESSAEHPITSSEVERECTSL, from the exons ATGAAGGTGTCTTTCGTCACCCTTGCCGTGCTTTCCTCTGTCCTGACAAAGAATGTCAAAGGCAAAGAATTGATATATCAGACACTTGATAAACCTGTCGTTCCTTTGGCATTTGTTATCCAGTTAGGCCTAAATGTCTCCGCTACCAAAGACAGCGACAAACCGAGGAATGGTTCTTCATCCTCAGTGGGTG TAACACTTCCTGATGTGCATTGCGATACCGAGAGCGACTGTACCGATCGAGATGACAAACTGACCTGCGTCAACAACCAGTGCACGTGCCAACCGCCATACTGCTGGGTGTACCATCACGAGTCGTCTGCCTGGACTGAAAGAAATGTCTTCAGCTGTGGTGAATGTG gacagCTTGGATCGTCATGCAATGATAGCATGCCCTGTGATTCCCCGGGCGAATGCTGGATAGACCAGTACTGCCATTGCCCAGCTGGCGAAAATTATGACGGAATTTG CACAGTGATCGATGACAGCTGGGCGTACAAGTTCACACTTGCCGGCTTCGGGATAGTCTTCCTGGTTTCATTTCTTGTGATCCTGGTACATCTGTACAGAAA CCGCTCGTGGAATCAGAATGGACCCTGGTGTTGCAGTCTGTGTAAGAGGACGAGAGGATCTAGG GACCGTGACGCTTCGCAAGAGAAAACACCAGCGTACACAGTCAGAAATCATTATGCAAGTCAA TTATCCGATTTCAATGACGAACCAAGAACTGGAGCTTCAAGCACAAATTTCCAGCATCAGTATTCTCAAGCAAGAGGAAGCAGTGCCAGAGCTGGAAGTGGCAGCATAACTTCAGCTGGGACAGAGAGCACCAGTATCAGTGCGAGCAGTGGAGTCACAGAAAATACAGATAATCTACCAGTTGGGGTCTACCAGACCACAAACGCATCAATGGATATGCAGAGAGCTGATTCTACGTCTTTGACTACTGCAGTTGATGACATGAACAACGAGACTTCAAGCGCTGCTGTAATCAGTAGTTGTGCACATGAAAGGTGTAATCTTTGTCTACCAAAGGGACTTTCAACACGTGAAAATAGCAATTCCTCCTCTCCCAGATATGCTGACGGGTGCTCCATGTCTGCTACATGTACAGACATTGGCCGAGAAAGCTCTGCCGAGCACCCGATAACATCCAGCGAGGTAGAACGGGAATGTACTTCATTGTAG